The Candidatus Rubidus massiliensis DNA segment GATTTAGCAAACGCCTTAGGGCCTGCATTTGGCTTAGTCCCTTATACCAGAAATTTATTTTTAATAAAAAAAGCAAACGCAAAACAAATTTAGGAATGTTTTGGAAAATTTATTTATTTTTGCCGGAGAACAAAGTGGCGATTTACACGGTTCTCATTTAATCCATTCCCTAAAACAAAAGCTGCCTCGTTGTAAGCTCTACGGTGTTGGGGGAAATCTAATGAAAGCGCAAGGGTTAGAAGTTGTCCTTTCAACAGAAAAATTTTCTGTAATGGGTTTTACCGATGTTTTCCTAAGCCTACCTCGTCTCTTACGCTATTTTTACTATTTAAAAGGGTTAATCTTAAAAAAACAGCCCGATGGTGTAATTTTAATTGATTATCCAGGTTTTAATCTAAAAATGGCTAAATCATTGAGAAAAGAAGGGTATCAAGGCAAAATTATCCACTATATCTCTCCTTCTGTTTGGGCTTGGGACCCTAAAAGAATTGAAATTATGGATCGCCACTTAGATTTATTGCTCACCATTTTTCCATTTGAAAATCAATATTATCAACACACATCTTTACAAGTTGAATATGTTGGGAACCCTCTTAAACAATATATTCAAAACTACAAGTATAAAGCAAATTTTAGGGAAGTGTGTCAAATCGGAAAAGATAAAGAACTTATCGCTATTTTTCCAGGAAGTCGCAAATCTGAAATTTTAAAAAATTTCCCTTTGCAACTAAAAGCTATGATAAAATTAAAACAACAAATAGCAAATGTTTTTTTTGCTATTTCAATAGCTAATCAAGAAGCTTCTCATATCATAAAACAATTGATAGAAAAAGAACCTTTTCTAACTGAACATTACTCATTGATTCCAAAAGAATATACTTACGAGGCCATGAAGGAAGCGAAAGCGGCTATTGCAAAGTCTGGAACAGTTACTTTAGAATTGGCCCTTCATTTATGTCCAACTATAGTTATATATAGCGTTTCAGCTATTAATCGATTCATCGCAAAACATATTATCCGTTTAAAATTGCCTTTTTATTGCATTGTAAATATTTTAGCCCAAGAAACTGTTTTCCCAGAATTAATCGAGAAAAAACCAAATGTAGATGAAATTGTTTCTTTAACTTTGAAGGCTTTCCAAGACGAAAAAACTAGAGAAAATTGTATAAATCATTGCAAAAGAATCCACTCCTTATTAACCAATCACTTAGCTAGCGAAAAAGCTACAGATGCTATTAAAGAATTATTTTTATGAATGACTCAATTTATAAAATTTTCCAACAAAAATATTTACCTTACATAACCGCCTATTTTGCCAAATTTTCTCTTAAACTCATTTTATATACTTGTCGATTTCGTGTTGATGGTTTAGAACAATTTCACCAAATTGCTTCTAAAAAAAAATGTATTTTGATGCTTTGGCACAATCGTCTAGCTTTGGTTGCAGAAATCCTTTATCGATACGCCCCTCAATTTTTATATGCTGCCTTTGTAAGTAATAGTCGAGACGGCAAATCATTAGACGTCCTAGCAAAAAGCTATTCCATTGGCAAAACTATTCGAGTTCCTCACAATGCCAAACATAAAGCTTTGCGCAAAATGATTAATCATTTGAAATATAGTAAAGAAATAGTAATTGTCACCCCTGATGGTCCAAAAGGACCAAGATATGAGGTCAAACCTGGCATTGCAGTTGCTGCTAAAGAATCTAAAGCTTGCATTGTTCCCCTAACGTGGTCTTCGACTAAATTTTGGCAACTAAACACCTGGGATAAAATGATCCTTCCCAAACCTTTTTCAACCATTGTCGTTTCGCTTGGAACTCCTATAAAACTATCGCGTGAAGATAAGCAAGATTTAGAAACCGAATCTCATTATTTAAAAACTGTGCTTAGCAACTTAGAAAAGTGCACATGCCAACAAGTAGATACTTGGCCCAATTAACGTACAATCTATTTTTTACAAAATTCATAAACATTTTGGAGAAACATGACTTCCGTATCGACATCAACGCTAATAAGTTCAACACTAAACCACGTTCCTGACACAACACCCCCTTCGCGCTATAAAATTATTTTTGATATTGATGGTGTTCTATGCTTTCATAAGGCTAATTCCTTTCACCTTGCCAGTTTCCTAGAAAAATATGGTTTAGTGATTAAAGCTATTGTCACTTTCTACCTTTTTCCAGGTATTAAGGAATTCATTCAATTACTCCAAAGAACCGATGATATCGATTTAGGTTTTTATAGCTCCGGTAGTGAGGAAAGAAATAACAAATTAATTAAAAAACTATTTATAGCAACTTTTAGCAAGGAAATTTATTCTCCTCTTTTAGAAAAGATACAAATCATCTCAAAAAAATATACAACTACAACTGAAGATGCTGAGAACAAACTTAAACTGTATGGATTGGATAGTTTTGGAGGTTATAAGAATTTATCAGCTTTTTTCTCAGAATTTCCTGAAAATATAGAAGAACAAAAAGAGGTATTACAAAATCACGTTTTAATCGATGATCAATCACAAATAACAGCTCTCAATCAAGTGGAAAACTTATTATTTGTTCCACGAACTGAATCTGGTCATTACTCTATCAGTCAAAAATGTGTTGTCCCTCATACAAATAAAAATCTGATGTGTTTGTCTATAAAATTTTCCACAGTTAAGCCAAATGAATTTGATATAAAGGAAATTGAAAAGAAAAAATATATTGGTCTATTTCGAGTAGAAAATGTTTATCAACTTAAGTATTTTGATCAAGAAGAAATGAAGCTTGCCACTTATAATATTAGTTCGGGACATCCTTTGTTTAACGCATTAGAAACGCTTAGTGAGACGGCTATTCAAACAGATTGTTCTCGATTTACTATCCAAGATGAATTTCTTATTAACAATCTTATTCAACTAGTTGAATCTTTAAATGGCAAGGCTACAAAAGTTTGGCGAAGCGTTAATCGAATTTATTATGTTGTTGGCTTATTATTTACAGCTTTAAAAGAAACGCGAGAAAAAAATAAATCTCTATCCTCTGTTTTATTTGGCATGCAATTTGAAAAAAAGGGAGATGATTACCAAAACAATTTTGCGAAGTTATATAAAGACGATAGATATTACTTA contains these protein-coding regions:
- the lpxB gene encoding Lipid-A-disaccharide synthase, with protein sequence MENLFIFAGEQSGDLHGSHLIHSLKQKLPRCKLYGVGGNLMKAQGLEVVLSTEKFSVMGFTDVFLSLPRLLRYFYYLKGLILKKQPDGVILIDYPGFNLKMAKSLRKEGYQGKIIHYISPSVWAWDPKRIEIMDRHLDLLLTIFPFENQYYQHTSLQVEYVGNPLKQYIQNYKYKANFREVCQIGKDKELIAIFPGSRKSEILKNFPLQLKAMIKLKQQIANVFFAISIANQEASHIIKQLIEKEPFLTEHYSLIPKEYTYEAMKEAKAAIAKSGTVTLELALHLCPTIVIYSVSAINRFIAKHIIRLKLPFYCIVNILAQETVFPELIEKKPNVDEIVSLTLKAFQDEKTRENCINHCKRIHSLLTNHLASEKATDAIKELFL